A region from the Hydrogenimonas sp. genome encodes:
- a CDS encoding cell division protein FtsH, with protein MEKFSAYAKREILGQDRAIELISSALERFGSLSLFDGVAGMLTMAGPPACGKNFAAKVIGRYLQREMLILHMGDYAYSDDIERLVGEKGVLERWIAAHPDGVVIFEDIDKADHSIQRLLASIVSDGAPDDLRRYKESLFLFTFSVNDPSWYEKRFIDEYYDNPLLVQGKFYEQIAKEAVTDEEGNLTTVFDADILTVFSEGDLALFYPLEFKVLHEICERVMQKSVTILNAGRTTVTKIEHPRECALAFLLGFSPYLNAKRIAHKLPALITDMVSKCPGDAKLCRIRVSKNGLKQLEPFFDLSEEIKHFVKFERSFELEWKESRRGSGITLTLTGIVERELQKPEERPAYSDRLAIRVSHIGFDDVAGQLRVKKELKSIIRLLQDETGLEHFGISLPKGLLLYGPEGVGKSMLVKAFAKEAGLAYLYLGESDLFDEMLIREVFTRARLAAPVLVVLEGVDTKGVIEGNYTSIPTGLLTQMIDRIPSEPGEYIFTIATARDIDEVPTELMRPGRLDQSVEVPELDREARRFFAKKILEKPHEKGISVERITRYMSGMNGYELGRIAKEASLDALRAGLSELTEEIIIDRINTIKYGHKLEKRRFKNFEEDLKKSAYHEAAHAVASLRLLPDVEIEQVTVIPRSEALGLVSYMQDAIETNLSKEEIEANIAVLLAGRVATVKKFGPEKGLETGAYSDLQEASLYAYSAVAQFGMDEELPNIHIETLLQNINSNLFREKIESRIIYWMEEGTRLATKVVEKEWKMIETVALRLLKEELIEGEELKRYLKGDLKLTD; from the coding sequence ATGGAGAAATTTTCGGCCTACGCAAAGAGAGAGATTTTAGGGCAGGATAGGGCGATAGAGCTGATAAGTTCGGCGCTTGAGCGGTTTGGGAGCCTAAGCCTTTTCGACGGGGTGGCCGGTATGCTGACCATGGCGGGGCCGCCCGCATGCGGCAAGAACTTCGCCGCGAAGGTTATAGGGCGCTACCTTCAGCGTGAGATGCTCATTCTGCATATGGGCGACTACGCCTACAGCGACGACATAGAGCGGCTCGTAGGAGAGAAAGGGGTACTGGAGCGGTGGATAGCCGCGCATCCGGACGGAGTTGTGATCTTCGAAGATATAGACAAGGCCGACCACTCCATCCAGCGCCTTCTCGCTTCGATAGTATCCGACGGTGCCCCGGACGACCTTCGCCGCTACAAAGAGTCTCTGTTTCTCTTTACCTTCTCCGTGAACGATCCGTCTTGGTACGAAAAGAGATTTATAGATGAGTATTACGACAATCCTCTGCTCGTTCAGGGGAAGTTCTACGAGCAGATTGCCAAAGAGGCGGTGACAGATGAAGAGGGAAACCTCACGACCGTTTTCGATGCGGATATTCTCACCGTTTTCAGCGAAGGGGACCTGGCTCTATTCTACCCCCTGGAGTTCAAAGTTCTGCACGAAATTTGCGAAAGAGTGATGCAAAAGAGCGTAACGATACTCAACGCCGGACGCACGACAGTGACTAAAATCGAACATCCGCGTGAGTGTGCGCTCGCATTTCTACTCGGCTTCTCACCATATCTCAATGCCAAACGTATAGCGCACAAACTGCCGGCACTCATTACAGATATGGTCTCCAAATGTCCGGGTGACGCCAAGCTGTGCAGGATCAGAGTCTCCAAAAACGGACTGAAACAGCTCGAACCGTTTTTCGATCTGTCGGAGGAGATCAAACACTTCGTCAAGTTCGAACGGAGTTTCGAGCTTGAGTGGAAAGAGAGCAGACGCGGCTCCGGTATCACCCTGACACTGACAGGTATTGTAGAAAGAGAGCTTCAGAAGCCTGAAGAGAGGCCTGCATACTCCGACCGACTTGCAATCCGGGTTTCTCACATCGGTTTCGATGATGTAGCCGGCCAGCTCAGGGTAAAAAAAGAGCTCAAGTCGATAATAAGGCTTCTACAGGATGAGACGGGGCTCGAACACTTCGGAATCTCTCTTCCCAAAGGGCTGCTGCTCTACGGTCCGGAGGGTGTAGGTAAAAGTATGCTCGTCAAAGCATTCGCGAAAGAGGCCGGACTTGCCTACCTCTACCTCGGAGAGAGCGACCTTTTCGATGAGATGCTCATCAGGGAGGTGTTCACTCGTGCAAGACTGGCCGCTCCCGTTCTTGTGGTTTTGGAAGGAGTCGACACGAAAGGGGTGATAGAGGGGAACTATACATCCATCCCTACCGGCCTTCTGACACAGATGATAGACCGCATTCCGAGTGAGCCGGGTGAGTATATATTCACCATAGCGACCGCAAGAGATATCGACGAAGTTCCGACGGAGCTGATGCGTCCGGGGCGGCTGGACCAGAGTGTCGAGGTACCCGAACTAGACAGGGAGGCCAGGCGATTCTTCGCGAAAAAGATCCTTGAAAAACCCCATGAAAAGGGTATAAGCGTCGAGCGTATCACAAGATATATGTCCGGTATGAACGGCTACGAACTGGGCAGAATAGCGAAAGAGGCCTCTCTTGACGCCCTCAGGGCCGGTCTTTCGGAACTTACCGAAGAGATAATAATAGACAGAATAAACACGATCAAATATGGGCACAAGCTGGAGAAGAGACGTTTCAAAAACTTCGAAGAGGATCTGAAAAAGAGTGCCTACCATGAAGCCGCCCATGCCGTTGCATCTTTGAGACTGCTTCCGGATGTGGAGATAGAGCAGGTTACGGTCATCCCCAGAAGCGAGGCTCTCGGACTTGTATCCTACATGCAGGATGCTATAGAGACCAACCTTTCAAAAGAGGAGATAGAGGCCAATATAGCTGTTCTTCTAGCCGGCAGAGTCGCCACCGTAAAAAAGTTCGGCCCTGAAAAAGGGCTCGAAACCGGTGCCTACAGCGACCTGCAGGAGGCCTCTTTATACGCCTACAGTGCGGTGGCGCAGTTCGGTATGGATGAGGAGCTTCCGAATATACACATAGAGACCCTTCTGCAAAATATAAACAGCAATCTCTTCAGGGAGAAGATAGAGTCAAGGATCATCTACTGGATGGAAGAAGGGACCAGGCTGGCGACGAAAGTGGTGGAAAAGGAGTGGAAGATGATAGAGACGGTAGCCCTCAGGCTCCTGAAAGAGGAGCTTATAGAGGGAGAGGAGCTGAAAAGATATCTAAAGGGTGACCTAAAACTTACCGACTGA
- a CDS encoding DNA topoisomerase, producing MGFKTSSGVERIFTVELKKVDGKWRAWVDFEAGSEPEVLGSCPLCGSDVVESPLSFGCSKWDNGCRFAIFKNSLKRFGGKMLGKHVAAELLRSGETEVKIRAFDGSERSVRLVLDPDFGCSIDFDREL from the coding sequence ATGGGTTTCAAAACTTCAAGCGGCGTCGAGCGGATATTTACCGTAGAGCTGAAAAAGGTCGACGGAAAGTGGCGGGCATGGGTCGATTTCGAGGCTGGCAGCGAACCGGAAGTTCTCGGAAGCTGCCCCCTGTGTGGAAGCGATGTAGTAGAGAGTCCGCTCAGCTTCGGATGCTCAAAATGGGATAATGGATGCCGGTTCGCCATCTTCAAAAATTCCCTTAAGCGTTTCGGCGGTAAAATGCTCGGCAAACATGTCGCCGCAGAGCTTCTTCGCAGCGGAGAGACAGAGGTGAAAATCAGGGCATTCGACGGATCGGAAAGGTCGGTCCGGCTTGTTCTGGACCCAGATTTCGGATGCAGTATCGATTTCGACCGGGAGCTTTGA